The following are from one region of the Dreissena polymorpha isolate Duluth1 chromosome 2, UMN_Dpol_1.0, whole genome shotgun sequence genome:
- the LOC127869937 gene encoding uncharacterized protein LOC127869937 yields MFRVAQPQPKKQRLLYDRENLQRAYEATLGGVSAYRASRMFAVPETTLRDRIKGRVDVEAKVGHETIFTIEEEKKLYDHVTYMAEIGFGYTKKSVQYMGRDYAESLGKTMKPDQKCLSDNWFYGFCKRWPELKSSKPQKLDLSRAKTSRETLNKYYDELFNVLTENKIIDKPQKIFNIDESGVNSEHTPPKIICKKDTVPQNITSARSSTVTIIAAGNAAGQSVPPYYVFPGQRWNDEFLNGACPGSAGEMSKSGWSNTSVFLNYLTKHFIAYVPTDSEHPTLILYDGHRSHISLTLAEWAKANNVILFVLPPHSSHVTQPLDVGIFGPFKNIYYQECQHFMKLNPGLNITKYNIAQLTAKPYLKALSPENLISAFKKTGISPYNKLAISDSQIAPSTIFDQPDITMESTTASEGTPNLMQNAGDAKQASEYPAVDFFSKKTITQAVKPKPKRFVPPFKVTGNMMDEKNVQQLTAAANKSAVARDLEVKEKDTQKAPIPSTSGLSKQQVPILSPEDANSDEDIETDSESCCVLLPCDDIMSAMRPQRKNFKNFRR; encoded by the exons ATGTTCCGAGTCGCG CAACCTCAAccaaaaaaacagcgtctcttGTATGACAGAGAAAATCTCCAGAGGGCGTATGAGGCCACTTTGGGTGGTGTTTCTGCGTACAGAGCCTCAAGGATGTTCGCTGTACCAGAAACAACACTTAGGGATAGAATTAAAGGTCGCGTTGATGTTGAGGCAAAAGTTGGTCACGAGACCATTTTCACAATAGAGGAAGAAAAGAAGTTGTACGACCACGTGACCTATATGGCTGAAATTGGATTTGGGTACACCAAGAAATCAGTACAATATATGGGGAGAGATTATGCTGAGTCTTTGGGAAAGACAATGAAGCCGGACCAAAAATGCCTTAGTGACAACTGGTTTTATGGATTTTGCAAACGCTGGCCTGAACTGAAGTCATCAAAACCTCAAAAACTGGATCTTTCAAGAGCAAAAACATCAAGAGAAACACTAAATAAATACTATGATGAACTTTTCAATGTACTAACAGAGAACAAAATAATAGATAAACCTCAGAAGATATTCAATATTGACGAATCTGGTGTCAACAGTGAACACACCCCACCAAAAATCATCTGCAAAAAGGACACTGTGCCACAAAATATAACCTCTGCAAGATCATCTACAGTAACCATAATAGCAGCTGGTAATGCTGCTGGTCAAAGTGTTCCACCATATTATGTCTTCCCAGGACAACGCTGGAATGATGAATTTTTGAATGGAGCATGTCCAGGGTCAGCAGGGGAGATGTCGAAATCTGGATGGTCCAATACATCAGTGTTTTTGAACTATCTGACAAAACATTTCATTGCCTATGTTCCTACAGACAGCGAACATCCAACACTCATATTGTACGATGGTCACCGCTCACACATTTCATTAACATTGGCTGAATGGGCAAAAGCGAACAATGTCATCCTTTTTGTTCTGCCTCCACACTCAAGTCATGTAACCCAGCCACTGGATGTAGGCATTTTCGGGCCCTTCAAAAACATATACTATCAAGAGTGTCAGCACTTCATGAAGTTAAATCCTGGCTTGAACATCACCAAATACAATATTGCCCAACTTACAGCAAAGCCCTATCTGAAAGCACTTTCTCCAGAAAATTTAATATCAGCATTCAAGAAGACTGGAATATCACCATACAACAAATTAGCAATTAGTGACTCCCAGATAGCACCATCTACAATATTTGATCAACCGGATATAACCATGGAATCAACAACAGCAAGTGAAGGAACACCAAACCTGATGCAGAATGCTGGTGATGCAAAACAAGCTTCTGAATATCCAGCTGTTGATTTCTTTTCCAAAAAGACAATCACTCAGGCAGTTAAGCCCAAGCCTAAAAGATTTGTGCCTCCATTTAAAGTAACAGGCAACATGATGGACGAAAAGAATGTTCAGCAGCTAACAGCTGCAGCCAACAAATCAGCAGTCGCTCGTGATCTTGAAGTTAAAGAAAAGGACACACAAAAGGCACCTATACCAAGTACATCTGGACTCAGCAAACAACAAGTGCCCATTTTGAGTCCTGAGGATGCGAACAGCGATGAGGACATTGAGACCGACTCTGAATCATGTTGC GTTCTTCTTCCATGTGATGACATCATGTCAGCAATGAGACCTCAAAGAAAGAATTTCAAGAACTTTAGGCGATAA